gtccgtCCCTTTTCCAGAACCATCCCCCCCCTTATTCCGTCCCCCTTTGAAACAACGGTTAGCGCCATGCGCTCCCCCACACCCCGTGCActcgtgcttaaacttgcacttggCCCCAAATCTGCAATTTCCTTCGTTGAAAAGGAAACACAACCCTTTAGCCGATGCCGCTGCCAACGCCCCCGGGGAAGATCCCCcggactccccccgaaaggactgcccagccctaggaggcgccgtcaccctcaaccacaacccaatatccttatgatcccaccggatatcaggcctaaccgccttacgctgccggaactgctcatcgtaCCTGAGCCAGCCCACCCCCCCATAAACTCTATACGCCTCCCCAATAGCGTCCTGGTAGCAAAAAAGCGCCGAACAACATTCCGGAGCCCTTTCCCCAATGACACTTGCTAATATGGCAAACGCCTGAAGCCAATTAGCAAAAGTCCGTGGGATCAAACGGTgccgccgcttctcctcctcctctttttttcctTCGTCCTTCTTTCCTCTATCCAAATTAAACCTTTCTAACGGAAGcagcgagaatatctccacatactcgcccttccaaatcttttccctcacctcctgcttcaaatgagcccccagcggcccctcaaagcacacatacacctcaCCGCGAGCCCTATCATccaacctctgcccctccccttctccaccCGCCTGCGTCTCAACCGACACCGACCCCAACCCAGCCGCAACCCCCCCGCGCACCAACCCCCGACCCCGGCCCCACTCCCCACCCAGGCGCCGGAGACCCCCCACCAGCTCCCATCCCCGACAACCATCCCGCCAATCcccccaacaactgccccaaACCCTTACCAAACTCCCCCatggtccccccccccacccaccgggAGACCCTGCCCTAACATGGATCCCCAagcaatctcaccaggcaccacgggcgctgtgactcccgctgccgaAGGTCCTGACTCCTGCCGCACGGACACTGCTCCATCATAGCTCCTGGACGTCGACGGCTGCTCCTCCTGGACCACTTGCACGACCCTCTGCACCGCACTGGCCGGACACCGAGCCTCCGCCACTGCAAGGGGACCTTCATCCACGCTGCTCAAATCTTCTCTGGACCTGCGCCGGTATTCGTCCTCCACCAACGCAGTCCGAGGGACCCGATCCTCCTCAAACAGCCGAGTGGACCGCCCGCTAAAGGAGGGACTGGGCCGGTCCACCGTTCCCGGTCCCGAATCCTGCTGCACAGCCGCAGGGAGTGGGGGAAGGGGCGTCCCACTCCTCACAGGGCCCCGCCGCGTATCGGGATTCCTCCCACGGCGGGAGCGGCTCGCAGAAGCCCTAGCGGCCGCTCCCCGCCGCCGAGGGTCCACAGAGGGGCTCCCTACTCGGCGCCGGGCCCGGGGGGTGACTTCAGGGCTTAGGCGCGCCGGCGGAATACCACGCCGCGGCCGGGCAGCCCGAACATTAGGGGAAGCCACAGGAGCAGGTGAAACTATGCAGGCAccaacctgctcctgcagccagccaggccccctcACCTCCGCTTCCCTCCTCAGCCTCTCCAACATCTCCTCTACTGACAGTCCAGGCGCCGACATGCTGCTCCGATTCCGTCTCCTGGCCAGACTGCACTCACTTCCGCCTCGTTCGTTCTTCTCtccgctggccacgccccctgtcGCCCAAGCAACTCGCGCCTCACCACCGCTCCCGCACCCCACTCCCCACTAACCCTTTCCTCACCAGTCCTGCCCAGCCAAGCCTCTTCATGgacgtcctcccccaccgctgcgctcctcgtcCGGACTGACTGCACTATTGTCTATTGTTTCTGATGTAGGCTATTTATTTCAATGTGGTCAGAAGAAGGGTGTCATTCCATTCAATAACAGCACGCAgagattttaaaaaatgtttaaaactgTTCTTTTGATTATACAAGGATGAAGCCTTATTAATCTCCTCCCTGGACTGGTAACAATGTGGTTTATCTAAACACAGGGGAGTCATGATGTACAAGTTCTTGCCAACCAGTATCAAAAGGGATGGGGCCGACTAAGGCTGGGCCCTGTCTCTCCGAGGCTCTTATAGCAGCCCTTTGCTCTGCCTCTATGATATGAATGCACTTGGCATAGGATTCCTGAAATAaaaccacaaaagtcctttataGTTTTACAGCATGTTCTGCATCAAGAAGTTCTGGAAGTGGACTCTGGGCAATGGAGATTTCGATAACTGTTGGCCAAATAAGCATCCACCCCATCCCCGCTTCCCCCTAATATTATACTGTATGAACCTGTACTGAACCAAGTCATGTTGTGTCTATGGAGGGAGTAAAAGTGAGCGGCTGCTCGAAACCCCCAAGACACCTATCTTGAAGAATGACAATAGAGAATTCCCTAAAATAAATCCAGCATGGCAGATCCATTGCTCGCATGAGAATGTGTAACAGAAACCCATGAACATTAGATGGTCTGTAACTGAATATCTAATAGTCACTGGACTATTCAGCCACTGTAGGATGGGATTATTCCCCGTGTGATGGTATTGTTTAGccattatatggtggtattattcagccACTGTAGGATGGTATTATTCAGCTACTTTTTAGCTAGTATCATTTAATCCCTGTATTTGAGTCACTTTATGGCAGTATTGTTAAGCCACTGCATGGCAGTAATATTTAGTTACTATATGCTGGCATTATTTAATCCCTGTATTTCAGACTCTTTATGGCAGTAATATTCAGTTACTGTATGCTGGTATTATTAGTCCCTGTGTGTATTGGTATTTTTCAGTCACTGTATAGACATAATATTCAGCTACTATATGCTGGTATTATTCTGCCACTGTATGATGGTAATATTCAGCTACTATATTTCAGACTCTTTATGGCAGTAATATTCAGTTACTATATGCTGGTATTATTAGTCCCAGTGTATATTGGTATTTTTCAGTCACTGAATTCATGGCAGTATAAttaagcactgtatggcagtaataTTCAGTTACTATATGCTGGTATTATTAGTCCCAGTGTATATTGGTATTTTTCAGTCACTGAATTCATGGCAGTATAAttaagcactgtatggcagtaataTTCAGTTACTATATGCTGGTATTATTAGTCCCAGTGTATATTGGTATTTTTCAGTCACTGAATTCATGGCAGTATAATTAAGCCACTGTATGGCAGTAATATTAAGTTACTAAATGCTGGTATTATTTAGTCCCTGTGTATTGGTATTTTTCagtcacagtatagagatattattcAGCttctatatggtggtattattcagtcactatatggcggtacatAGTTTCCTCCATGACTAGACCATAACTACATCCAGATGTAAGCTATTGTCTATGGCTGACCTCACCGTAACACTTACTCTAGACATTAAAACATGGTTGTGAAATTCTGCACCAGACAGCAGGCGTTATCACCATCAGAGGTCTTCATGTGTTTATGTAGAGGATATGAAAAGACAAAAGACAGACAGGTAAGACGAGAACGATGGAGCCGCTATGTGTAAGTGTATTAATAACCCAGGAAGTGGTAGCTGATGCGCCCCACAAGGATCAGGGATGTGTAAAGCAGGGTGGGGAACGCCTTCCCAATCGCCTGAATTCAGAACAAAGAGAGGAAAGCCCCTCTCTCCCAATGCTTCCTGGACAGGCTCTGCCGTCCATTGTCCAAGGACAGATATTGTCCTTGACAGACGCCGTCTGACAGTCTGACCACAGGCCGAAATGTGCTGCCAAGAGCCCTTTTAAGATGGGGTAACCCTTAATCCTCCACCTGGGGACTACAACCCTTTTTTTGAAATACTTGCAAATTCAATAGACAATTATAACAATGTGTAAGTTGGCCTAGGATCTTCTTTTCACTTAATTGTATGTTTAATGTCAGGGTGCGGCTGTAAAGAATATTATTTAATTACGGTACTAATGTTTTATAGGTACATAATATTGCTGTGCAGACTAATTCTAAATAGGTCATGAGGACATCACGATAGTGGGACCTACGGAAAGCCTAATTTCTCCAGTTaacccttaagggctcatgcacacgactgtatgtattttgcggtccgcaaaaaaatacggatgacgtccgtgtgcattccgtattttgcggaacggaacagctggctcctaatagaacagtcctatgcttgtccgtaatgcggacaatagtaggacatgttctatttttttttttgcggaacggaaatatggacatacggaaacataatgcacacggagtaacttcccttttttttttgcaggcctattcaaatgaatggttctgcatacgatccgcaaaaaaaaaagaaacggacacggaaagaaaatacgtttgggtgcatgagccctaaaaataAGACTAGCACTGGAGCCATAATTACAGCTAATGCACGCCCTAAGTACTGAGCCTGAATAGGCCCCACCACAATCATCGCCATGCTTCACTTGATTATGAGCAATCGCAATGATATCGGTCAATGTTAACAATAAAACTAGGACTTATGATGCCACTAAAATAATTATTGGTGGCACAACTGATGTGTAATTGTGGCTCATAGTGACATTTACACTACATATTACTCCTGGTTTTTATGTTCCCCAAGACTGTACTGTACCATTATCTGTATATACCACATATCCCCTCCCCCAAATAATaagaaatacataaaataaataataccaccataccatAGCAATATTACCACCATACCATAACTGTATAATGCTACCACACCACAGCTGAACAATACCACAGTACCGTacctgaataataccaccatactgtaacTGAATGATACCACCATATCAAAACTGAAAATACCATCATACTGTAACTGAATAACACGACCATTTCATAACTGAATAATATCTCCATACTGTGACTAGATAACACCACTATACCATGACTGAATAATACCATCACAGAGAGAATGAATAAGACCACCTAAACGGGACTGAATAATCCAAACATACTATAACTgaataatgtcaccatacagtaactgaaTAAAGCCAAGGGATGagataccacttggaaccgaacctgagttcgggaaatgttttttttcacagtagaaatcaatttatgaagttattacgcaaagtcttgcaagactaCACTAAGTAATACGTTCAGCtcttctgagccaatacattctaatactgtacggagcgctcgctctgtacagtattgaaaccagGGACGGACATACCGCATGTATTTAaaatgatgaaactgagccaaacggatccgtcctgacacacaacgtAAGTCAATGCACCATAATGACTATGATGCAGTCAGCTCAGGTTTGGGGAACTGCGGTCGGTCCTGGAGATGCGCCCAACACATGGGCCATGTTTCCCGGGCCAAGGTTGTATGAATCAGTCCTAAGCCTGGGGCTATGTCTAGACTTTTTGTGATGCTTTTGACTGATTCttttagtacatggattgcaggataaaacttaccaggaaagattaaaggaccttaacatgtatagcttggaagaaagacgagacaaagaggatatgatagaaacttttaaatacataaagggaatcaacaaggtaaaagaggagaggatATTTaatagaagaaaaactgctacaagaggacatagttttaaattagagaggcaaaggtttaaaagaaatatcaggaagtattactttactgagagagtagtggatacatggaatagccttcctgcagaagtggtagctgcaaatacagtggaggagtttaagcatgcatgggataggcataaggctatccttcatataagatagggccaggggctatccatagtattcagtatattgggcagactagatgggccaaatggttcttatctgccgacacattctatgtttctgtcaAGTGACAGCTGCAGCGCATTATTGCATGAAAAATTCATTTACTGCTTCGGACTACAGCTGTaactcaatagttaaaatcaaataaaaatgctacaaaaaaatctaagtgtaggCTATCCTTGGGCGTAGACCTCCAAATGAATTCAGGAAAAGTAGGATCCAGCTACATTCAGCTATGTACTAAGTCCGTTACTGTAAAACTGACAGAGCTGCCAACTggaaattttcatatttttttttgggggggggggggggcgggggtctaGTTATCCAAAAATCATGAACAGGCAACATTTACAGACAAATAGGAAAACCATAATAAAAATCATAAGtagttaaagagaacctttcactagaataaaaatatacagacatggagagcggcgcccagggacccccctgcacttactgttatacctgggcgccgctccgttctcccggtatagcctccggtatcttcatagataggctccacccaggggaacctgccggcgtctcattctcccatgctgtagcgctggccaatcgcagcgctcagctcatagcctgagaggtttttttttctctcaggctatgagcttaGCGCTGCGATAccagaggctataccgggagaacagagcggcgcccaggtataacagtaagtgcagggggatccctgggcgccgctctacatgtctgtatagttagtttagatttttattctagtgaaaggtcctctttaaaggtctataaatcaatatactgataagaattaATTACCAGTATTAACTAGAAACTAAAAAATAACCTGTTCAAGTTCTACCACCACTTGCCTGTCCATGACTTGACTGTccgtgcaaagaggtatctcccaagaaagagaaccatctcgccagcgccacctattggaagtggctccctatgagtcaagatccaactttccaacaagccttgggatttgacaagggaatatagccagcCTAAATATCCatatgtagacagctgtttcagggtgcttgcCCCTTGTCAGTACGGAGTAAGATTCTGGCAGGCTGGGTGCGATAACTTGGAAGCGGCTTAGGCAAGATGGTACGCACGATGGTGCATATTCGTTTCCCAAGGAGAATTACCAATAGGTGtccata
The Bufo gargarizans isolate SCDJY-AF-19 chromosome 2, ASM1485885v1, whole genome shotgun sequence genome window above contains:
- the LOC122929479 gene encoding uncharacterized protein LOC122929479 isoform X2, whose translation is MSAPGLSVEEMLERLRREAEVRGPGWLQEQVGACIVSPAPVASPNVRAARPRRGIPPARLSPEVTPRARRRVGSPSVDPRRRGAAARASASRSRRGRNPDTRRGPVRSGTPLPPLPAAVQQDSGPGTVDRPSPSFSGRSTRLFEEDRVPRTALVEDEYRRRSREDLSSVDEGPLAVAEARCPASAVQRVVQVVQEEQPSTSRSYDGAVSVRQESGPSAAGVTAPVVPGRMAAALVWILGHSYVFWGAIRADVRPSGRQLGVSPELATVRWLGVRGMLWGGVLREVHRFVRLDRPPDVLALHDWGE